A single region of the Pseudomonas solani genome encodes:
- a CDS encoding TonB-dependent receptor plug domain-containing protein, whose protein sequence is MNDKILSRCLALGLLTPGVFAPPLLAAGQTESQVFSLGELLIRAPSNRSDGFGDQVSSSVSARDMQRFERHNVTEALGLLSGVSTSTNARNEGTISLRGFDSRQAPIFIDGIPVYVPYDGYVDLDRFTTGDLAAIQVAKGMSSTMYGPNTLGGAINLVTRKPVSEFEGDVSLGVGSGGLLRRGVNLGSNQGSWYVQASASQDEADYYRLSDDFEPTLRENGNKRENSDFKDRKQSLKIGLTPNETDEYAFGYVRQDGQKGQPPSTDPAATQRYWRWPYWDKESYYFIGNHALTDYETLRVRAFADHYANGLDGYTNATYTRLATSGNNPQSLSSTGSSNYDDHSRGGSIQLQSDRLDGHQIKVQYALKQDRHEEDDGVRTTKRLEDRLTSIALEDYIRLADRWHLSLGASRDSLKPLDADVYAKPDEQHANNWQGALYFDPAPDHRLYASIARKSRLPTLKDRYSLRFGTFIENPGLAPEHATHYELGYQGQPWAGGQLEAALFRSEIEDLIQRVRNVQPGRDQMQNINKARHEGVELSLRQALGEQLETGFAYTYLERRNLSSSTRLTDTPRNKLNLWADFAPIERLHLIAMLEHADQRWSSDTAKVSSFTRVDLKASLALTRELSVEAGVSNLGDEDYELSDGYAEAGRQYFTNLRYEF, encoded by the coding sequence ATGAACGACAAGATCCTCTCCCGCTGCCTGGCACTGGGACTTCTCACACCGGGCGTCTTCGCCCCACCGCTGCTGGCCGCCGGCCAGACCGAAAGCCAGGTATTCAGCCTCGGCGAGCTGCTGATCCGCGCGCCGTCCAACCGCAGCGACGGCTTCGGCGACCAGGTCTCCTCCTCGGTCAGCGCCCGCGACATGCAGCGCTTCGAGCGCCACAACGTCACCGAGGCGCTGGGCCTGCTCAGCGGCGTCAGCACCTCCACCAACGCACGCAACGAGGGGACCATCAGCCTGCGCGGCTTCGACTCGCGCCAGGCGCCGATCTTCATCGACGGCATCCCCGTGTACGTGCCCTATGACGGCTACGTCGACCTCGACCGCTTCACCACCGGCGACCTCGCGGCGATCCAGGTGGCCAAGGGCATGAGCTCGACGATGTACGGCCCCAACACCCTGGGCGGCGCCATCAATCTGGTGACGCGCAAGCCGGTGAGCGAGTTCGAGGGCGATGTCAGCCTCGGCGTCGGCAGCGGCGGCCTGCTGCGCCGTGGCGTCAACCTGGGCAGCAACCAGGGCAGCTGGTACGTGCAGGCCTCCGCCTCCCAGGACGAGGCCGACTACTACCGCCTCTCCGACGACTTCGAGCCGACCCTCCGCGAGAACGGCAACAAGCGCGAGAACTCCGACTTCAAGGACCGCAAGCAGTCGCTGAAGATCGGCCTCACCCCCAACGAGACCGACGAGTACGCCTTCGGTTACGTGCGCCAGGACGGCCAGAAGGGCCAGCCGCCGAGCACCGACCCCGCCGCCACCCAGCGCTACTGGCGCTGGCCGTACTGGGACAAGGAGAGCTACTACTTCATCGGCAACCACGCCCTGACCGACTACGAGACCCTGCGCGTGCGCGCCTTCGCCGACCACTACGCCAACGGCCTGGACGGCTACACCAACGCCACCTACACGCGCCTGGCCACCAGCGGCAACAACCCGCAGTCGCTGTCCAGCACCGGCAGCAGCAACTACGACGACCACAGCCGCGGCGGCTCCATCCAGCTGCAGAGCGACCGCCTCGACGGCCACCAGATCAAGGTGCAGTACGCCCTCAAGCAGGACCGCCACGAGGAAGACGACGGCGTGCGCACCACCAAGCGCCTGGAAGACCGCCTCACCTCCATCGCCCTGGAGGACTACATTCGCCTCGCCGACCGCTGGCACCTGTCCCTCGGCGCCAGCCGCGACAGCCTCAAGCCGCTGGACGCCGACGTCTACGCCAAGCCCGACGAGCAGCACGCCAACAACTGGCAGGGCGCGCTCTACTTCGACCCGGCGCCGGACCACCGCCTCTACGCCAGCATCGCCCGCAAGAGCCGCCTGCCCACGCTCAAGGACCGCTACTCCCTGCGCTTCGGCACCTTCATCGAGAACCCCGGCCTCGCCCCCGAGCACGCCACCCACTACGAGCTGGGCTACCAGGGCCAGCCCTGGGCCGGCGGCCAGCTGGAAGCGGCGCTGTTCCGCAGCGAGATCGAGGACCTGATCCAGCGCGTGCGCAACGTGCAGCCCGGCCGCGACCAGATGCAGAACATCAACAAGGCGCGCCATGAAGGCGTCGAGCTGAGCCTGCGCCAGGCGCTGGGCGAACAGCTGGAAACCGGCTTCGCCTACACCTACCTGGAGCGGCGCAACCTCAGCTCGTCCACCCGCCTCACCGACACCCCGCGCAACAAGCTCAACCTCTGGGCCGACTTCGCGCCCATCGAGCGCCTGCACCTGATCGCCATGCTCGAGCACGCCGACCAGCGCTGGTCCTCGGACACCGCCAAGGTCTCCAGCTTCACCCGCGTCGACCTCAAGGCCAGCCTGGCGCTGACCCGTGAACTGAGCGTCGAGGCCGGGGTGAGCAACCTGGGCGACGAGGACTACGAGCTGTCCGACGGTTACGCCGAAGCCGGCCGCCAGTACTTCACCAACCTGCGCTACGAGTTCTGA
- a CDS encoding gamma-glutamylcyclotransferase, with protein MSVQHDIHPPYPPQLDQPVRLTPGELLASLEATMKAHRGGPVWLFAYGSLIWRPECPTVETRRARIHGYHRGLYLWSQIHRGTPESPGLVLGLDRGGSCAGFAYRLPDEQLHEHLFALWQREMPDAGYEPRWLNCHLADGQRVQALGFVLRRNLPCYAGALPDHVLTQVFAGACGHYGTTRDYVEKTVNSLRAHAMPDRKLEAALMRCCKQGNLSLG; from the coding sequence ATGTCAGTCCAGCACGATATTCACCCGCCCTACCCGCCCCAGCTGGATCAGCCGGTGCGGTTGACCCCCGGTGAATTGCTGGCGTCCCTCGAAGCGACGATGAAGGCCCACCGTGGCGGGCCGGTCTGGCTGTTCGCCTACGGCTCGCTGATCTGGCGCCCCGAATGCCCCACGGTGGAAACCCGCCGCGCGCGCATCCACGGTTACCACCGCGGGCTTTACCTCTGGTCGCAGATCCACCGCGGCACCCCGGAATCCCCCGGCCTGGTACTGGGCCTCGATCGCGGCGGCTCCTGCGCCGGCTTCGCCTATCGCCTGCCGGACGAGCAGTTGCACGAACACCTCTTCGCCCTCTGGCAACGGGAAATGCCCGATGCCGGCTACGAGCCGCGCTGGCTCAACTGCCACCTGGCGGACGGCCAGCGCGTGCAGGCCCTGGGCTTCGTCCTGCGGCGCAACCTCCCCTGCTACGCCGGCGCCCTGCCGGACCACGTGCTCACCCAGGTCTTCGCCGGGGCCTGCGGGCACTACGGCACCACCCGGGATTACGTGGAAAAGACCGTCAACAGCCTGCGTGCCCATGCGATGCCGGATCGCAAGCTGGAAGCGGCGTTGATGAGGTGCTGCAAGCAGGGGAATTTGAGTCTGGGGTGA